Proteins found in one Crassostrea angulata isolate pt1a10 chromosome 3, ASM2561291v2, whole genome shotgun sequence genomic segment:
- the LOC128177820 gene encoding uncharacterized protein LOC128177820, giving the protein MDPPKIVITTERLNGGSLIRKTSIRRRVSLKEDRRQDNYGNLTGTYARIKNTMLLDRGVQNNLESLQERWRMIMFMYDDCVEMVKTRQQNRLCRRQLKQKCELIAMAIVYSTLAIPVFMAVLLAYVIFL; this is encoded by the exons ATGGATCCACCTAAAATCGTCATCACTACAGAGAGACTCAACGGGGGCTCCCTCATACGCAAAACCTCCATCCGA AGAAGAGTGTCATTAAAAGAGGACAGGCGCCAGGATAACTATGGCAATCTGACAGGAACTTACGCCCGCATCAAAAACACCATGCTGCTGGACCGCGGGGTCCAAAATAATTTGGAGTCCCTGCAGGAGCGATGGAGAATGATTATGTTCATGTACGATGACTGCGTGGAGATGGTCAAAACTAGACAGCAAAACCGGCTCTGCAGACGACAGCTGAAACAGAAGTGTGAACTCATCGCAATGGCCATCGTTTACTCTACCCTGGCCATACCAGTGTTCATGGCAGTACTTTTGGCCTATGTTATTTTCCTTTGA
- the LOC128177585 gene encoding LOW QUALITY PROTEIN: probable methyltransferase-like protein 25 (The sequence of the model RefSeq protein was modified relative to this genomic sequence to represent the inferred CDS: inserted 2 bases in 1 codon) translates to MDDKVDRLRSVQIKLMEILDFLSNYLPLVNCHSNDFILNNHWDKFLTEPIRKELDSLSACDLVSLLNQTKTIEDKRPDKKLTKEFDPSLWKFECDYLEKASNSTDRRGDIYSSEMQTIPPNWVHENLQSLLQDAQRCSLQNSDILSSLEDLDSDMKTLPQDRVFISTFMNHKKTHEVEVMGELCYKLXRKHDIDVVVDLGSGKGYLSTHLAFQHKLSVIGVDAQTINTKGASKRADILSRQWEGLTRNEILRAQKAIPGKLGKKKKKELKKIECAGGFRQKEDNEKSSDVISDIPDDIFNDFSNFFEEQKKSENGNTNSEKDERLDLNPPSQIQETSCIKTKKILSGQVEANDSAVVKVKEESKFAGSDSASMESPVKKNTKSSALKANHFPITTYINIDSDLSEIVRDALTLKSTQPEPGSTPEENTGEMSTEHTVTAGLPVDSCSTESSAIKEKSRLMLTGLHTCGALGSNILRLFVNSENVKVLCNVACCYHLMSEKFVTSPFEEKEDAVEEAGFPLSEFLKRNKVGIGRQARNLASQSVNRRAQDTEVLAKQFPRMLLQVILRDQLGYVRSDWKGLRKLDQKSQGMFDYVIRAFRKLELPTDGITEELVDSYCQKYEDQKKKFAAFFQLKTVLAPCIEAVVVLDRLCFLLEQECVQDVKLIQLFDPVTSPRCYGIVSVKK, encoded by the exons ATGGATGACAAAGTGGACAGACTTAGATCagttcaaataaaattaatggagATTTTGGActttttatctaattatctTCCACTTGTGAATtgtcattcaaatgattttattcTCAATAATCACTGGGATAAATTTCTTACGGAACCCATCAGAAAGGAACTTGATTCATTAAGTGCATGCGACCTAGTGTCACTCTTAAATCAAACCAAGACTATTGAGGATAAGAGACCAGACAAGAAATTAACAAAAGAGTTTGATCCGAGCCTGTGGAAATTTGAATGTGACTATCTCGAGAAAGCTTCAAACAGTACTGACAGAAGGGGTGATATTTATTCATCTGAGATGCAGACAATTCCTCCTAATTGGGTTCATGAAAACCTACAATCCTTGTTACAAGATGCACAGAGGTGCTCTCTTCAAAATTCAGACATTCTTTCAAGTTTAGAGGATTTGGATAGTGACATGAAAACTCTTCCCCAAGATCGCGTCTTTATCTCCACATTTATGAATCATAAGAAAACTCATGAAGTAGAGGTGATGGGAGAACTGTGTTACAAATT TCGGAAACATGACATTGATGTG GTGGTAGATCTAGGGAGTGGAAAGGGTTACCTCAGTACACACCTGGCTTTCCAGCACAAACTCTCTGTGATTGGGGTAGACGCTCAGACCATCAACACAAAGGGGGCCTCAAAGAGAGCAGATATCTTGTCTCGACAATGGGAGGGACTTACTCGAAATGAAATTTTACGAGCTCAAAAAGCAATTCCGGGAAAGttaggtaaaaaaaagaaaaaggaattGAAGAAAATAGAGTGTGCTGGAGGTTTTAGACAGAAAGAGGACAATGAAAAATCAAGTGATGTAATCTCAGATATACCTGATGACATTTTCAATGACttttcaaatttctttgaaGAGCAGAAGAAATCAGAAAATGGCAATACAAATTCTGAAAAAGATGAAAGATTAGATTTAAATCCACCTTCTCAAATTCAAGAAACTTCatgtattaaaacaaagaaaatattgagTGGTCAAGTGGAGGCAAATGATTCAGCTGTTGTTAAAGTCAAGGAAGAATCAAAATTTGCTGGCAGTGACAGTGCATCAATGGAAAGTCCTGTAAAAAAGAACACAAAATCTTCAGCCCTCAAGGCTAACCATTTCCCTATCACAACATATATCAACATCGACTCTGATCTCAGTGAAATAGTGAGAGATGCCCTGACATTGAAGTCCACACAACCAGAACCTGGATCAACACCTGAAGAAAATACAGGGGAAATGTCTACAGAACACACAGTTACAGCAGGTCTACCTGTTGATTCATGTTCTACAGAGAGCTCGGCAATAAAGGAGAAGTCCAGACTAATGCTGACAGGACTTCATACTTGTGGTGCTTTGGGATCAAACATCTTGAGATTATTTGTAAACTCTGAAAATGTCAAAGTTTTATGTAATGTAGCATGCTGTTACCACCTCATGAGCGAGAAGTTTGTCACCAGCCCATTTGAAGAAAAAG AAGATGCTGTTGAAGAGGCAGGTTTTCCTCTGAGTGAATTCTTAAAGAGGAATAAAGTAGGAATAGGGAGACAGGCCAGAAACCTTGCTTCCCAATCTGTCAACAGGCGTGCACAAGACACTGAG GTGCTTGCTAAACAGTTCCCTAGGATGTTACTCCAGGTGATACTGCGGGATCAGTTGGGTTATGTGAGGAGTGACTGGAAAGGACTGCGTAAACTGGATCAAAAGTCTCAGGGAATGTTCGACTATGTGATAAGGGCTTTCAGAAAATTGGAATTGCCAACTGATGGA ATCACTGAGGAGCTAGTTGATTCCTACTGTCAGAAGTATGAGGACCAGAAGAAGAAATTTGCTGCATTCTTTCAGTTGAAAACTGTCCTGGCCCCATGCATTGAAGCTGTAGTTGTTCTGGACCGGCTTTGTTTCCTATTGGAGCAG GAATGTGTACAAGATGTCAAACTGATACAGCTCTTTGATCCTGTGACTTCCCCAAGGTGCTATGGAATTGTTTCtgtgaaaaaatag
- the LOC128175710 gene encoding guanine nucleotide-binding protein subunit beta-like protein 1 produces the protein MSVPGPPDPVFTLRGSGSPITYLKFSDPSTQQLFSGSEDGTVHIWDLKTHRSKGTLKTSPGQSVLWIEFISSDQLVTFGKDGVAHTYKAADGSWEQTGEIRTSAMGFCGGIILRQDNLLALPSNKTSAIDLYDLKSLQKVRSLFDSSSKLGMTMSIKSIADSSQFFVGYEDGSIGLWDSKHSEILDRTKFFEECVMCQDYSSGANLGVCGSPSNMLFTWNRTENQIMKGSSLEIKNPGFNDIRIRGDHKIFATAGWDHTVRIFGVKKLRPLAVLTYHKDSVQCLDFSRDNMLACGSKDQHISLWKIY, from the exons ATGTCAGTGCCTGGCCCCCCGGACCCAGTTTTTACCCTGAGGGGGAGTGGCAGTCCCATCACTTACCTCAAGTTTTCTGACCCCTCTACACAACAGCTGTTCTCGGGGTCAGAGGATGGAACCGTCCACATCTGGGACCTGAAGACCCACCGGTCTAAGGGGACCCTAAAGACCAGCCCTGGGCAGTCTGTGCTGTGGATTGAGTTCATCAGCAGTGATCAATTAGTGACTTTTGGGAAAGATGGTGTGGCTCATACATATAAGGCTGCAGATGGAAGCTGGGAACAAACTG GTGAGATCCGTACATCAGCCATGGGTTTTTGTGGGGGTATTATACTAAGGCAAGACAATTTACTTGCCCTTCCAAGTAACAAAACATCTGCAATTGATTTGTATGATTTAAAATCTCTTCAGAAAGTGAGATCCCTCTTTGACTCTAGTTCTAAGCTTGGAATGACTATGTCCATCAAGTCTATCGCTGACTCTTCTCAATTCTTTGTGGGATATGAAGACGGTAGCATTGGATTGTGGGATAGCAAACATTCAGAGATCTTGGACAGGACAAAATTCTTTGAGGAGTGTGTGATGTGTCAGGATTACAGTTCCGGAGCTAACCTTGGAGTTTGCGGATCTCCAAGCAATATGTTATTTACCTGGAACAGGACAGAGAACCAGATTATGAAAGGCAGCAGCCTAGAAATAAAAAACCCTGGATTTAATGATATCCGAATCCGTGGTGatcataaaatatttgcaaCTGCTGGCTGGGATCATACGGTGCGAATCTTTGGTGTGAAGAAACTGAGGCCACTAGCTGTGTTAACTTACCACAAGGACAGCGTGCAGTGTCTGGACTTTTCCCGGGATAATATGCTGGCATGTGGGTCTAAGGATCAACACATCAGTTTGTGGAAGATATACTGA